In Actinomycetota bacterium, the following are encoded in one genomic region:
- a CDS encoding transketolase, translating into MEQRTTVEDRQALVDRLTEEARQLRITDIRMLIKAGSGHPGGTLSAADLIAALFLHKMGLRPQEPEWPDRDRFVLSKGHCVPIVYAALARLGYFPEDWLWTLRKLGSPLQGHPDRVRCPGIEAATGSLGQGLSMAVGMAMAGKLDGASWRVYCMLGDGESQAGQIWEAGMLAGKHGLTNLTAILDQNQVQQSDRVVNILDIDPVVAKWRAFGWHVREINGHDMEEILDALDETESIGGQPTMIVAHTIKGKGVSWMELNPDWHGKAPSEEEGEIAIAELEGTIDADESRKRFEALEGGGH; encoded by the coding sequence ATGGAACAGAGGACGACCGTCGAGGATCGCCAGGCCCTGGTGGACCGCCTGACCGAGGAGGCCCGGCAGCTGCGGATCACGGACATCCGCATGCTGATCAAGGCGGGGTCGGGGCACCCGGGAGGAACGCTCTCCGCCGCCGATCTCATCGCCGCGCTGTTCCTGCACAAGATGGGCCTGCGCCCGCAGGAGCCGGAGTGGCCGGACCGGGACCGGTTCGTGCTGTCCAAGGGCCACTGCGTGCCGATCGTGTACGCGGCGCTGGCCCGCCTTGGCTATTTCCCGGAGGACTGGCTGTGGACGCTGCGCAAGCTGGGCTCGCCGCTCCAGGGGCACCCGGACCGGGTGCGCTGCCCGGGCATCGAGGCGGCCACCGGCTCGCTCGGCCAGGGCCTGTCCATGGCGGTGGGGATGGCCATGGCCGGGAAGCTCGACGGCGCGTCCTGGCGGGTCTACTGCATGCTGGGCGACGGCGAGTCCCAGGCCGGCCAGATCTGGGAGGCGGGGATGCTGGCCGGGAAGCACGGCCTCACGAACCTGACGGCGATCCTGGACCAGAACCAGGTGCAGCAGAGCGACCGGGTCGTGAACATCCTGGACATCGACCCGGTGGTGGCGAAATGGCGGGCCTTCGGCTGGCACGTCCGGGAGATCAACGGGCACGACATGGAGGAGATCCTCGACGCGCTGGACGAGACCGAGTCGATCGGCGGCCAGCCCACGATGATCGTGGCGCACACCATCAAGGGCAAGGGCGTGTCGTGGATGGAGCTGAACCCGGATTGGCACGGCAAGGCCCCGAGCGAGGAGGAGGGCGAGATCGCCATCGCCGAGCTGGAGGGCACGATCGACGCCGACGAGTCGCGAAAGCGCTTCGAGGCCCTCGAGGGAGGTGGCCACTGA
- a CDS encoding transketolase family protein, whose translation MAKATREAFGEALVRVGADPRVVVLDGDLMKSNFTYLFKETYPERFIEVGIAENNMVGVAAGLALSGKIAFASSFACFLAGRLEVIRMSVGYNEANVRLAGTHAGIGIGDDGASQMALEDVAAMRALPNMTVIQPADAVETERAVEYLVEHEGPVYLRLTRQKVADVNTSGYRFELGKAVVLREGSDVAVVASGGTVQEALRAADALGNDGISTRVINVHTIKPIDKQTILEAAGDCDHVISVEDHNVLGGLGSAVAEVLTEAGSDARLTVLGAKDYGQSGTGEELYEEYGISASHVAAAARTALKV comes from the coding sequence ATGGCCAAGGCGACGCGCGAGGCGTTCGGCGAGGCGCTCGTCCGGGTCGGGGCGGACCCCCGGGTCGTGGTCCTCGACGGGGACCTCATGAAGTCGAACTTCACCTACCTGTTCAAGGAGACGTACCCGGAGCGGTTCATCGAGGTGGGCATCGCCGAGAACAACATGGTGGGCGTGGCCGCGGGCCTGGCGCTGTCCGGGAAGATCGCGTTCGCATCCTCGTTCGCGTGCTTCCTGGCCGGCCGCCTCGAGGTCATCCGCATGTCGGTCGGCTACAACGAGGCGAACGTGCGGCTGGCGGGCACCCACGCGGGGATCGGGATCGGCGACGACGGGGCCTCGCAGATGGCCCTGGAGGACGTCGCCGCCATGCGGGCCCTGCCCAACATGACCGTGATCCAGCCCGCGGACGCCGTCGAGACGGAGCGGGCCGTCGAGTACCTGGTCGAGCACGAGGGACCGGTGTACCTCCGCCTGACCCGGCAGAAGGTGGCGGACGTGAATACATCCGGCTACCGGTTCGAGCTGGGGAAGGCGGTCGTGCTCCGCGAGGGCTCGGACGTCGCCGTGGTGGCCAGCGGGGGCACCGTGCAGGAGGCCCTTCGGGCCGCCGACGCGCTCGGCAACGACGGAATCTCCACGCGGGTGATCAACGTCCACACCATCAAGCCGATCGACAAGCAGACCATCCTGGAAGCCGCCGGCGATTGCGACCACGTGATCTCGGTGGAGGACCACAACGTGCTCGGCGGGCTGGGGTCCGCCGTGGCCGAGGTCCTGACGGAGGCGGGCAGCGACGCCCGGCTGACGGTGCTGGGGGCGAAGGACTACGGGCAGTCGGGGACCGGCGAGGAGCTGTACGAGGAGTACGGCATCTCCGCGTCGCACGTGGCCGCGGCCGCCAGGACCGCGCTGAAGGTCTGA